The Candidatus Deferrimicrobium sp. genome has a segment encoding these proteins:
- a CDS encoding HPr family phosphocarrier protein encodes MSAKREFDILNRLGLHARAAAQLVRLANGFSSEIRVTKDGVEVNGKSIMGVLMLAAPKDTKILVSANGADAEEALVAIGELIAGKFGEE; translated from the coding sequence GTGAGTGCGAAACGCGAGTTCGACATCCTGAACCGGCTGGGCCTGCACGCCCGCGCCGCGGCACAGCTGGTGCGCCTGGCGAACGGGTTCTCTTCCGAGATCCGCGTCACGAAGGACGGGGTGGAGGTCAACGGAAAGAGCATCATGGGAGTCCTGATGCTGGCCGCGCCGAAGGACACGAAGATCCTGGTCAGCGCGAACGGGGCGGATGCGGAGGAGGCCTTGGTGGCGATCGGGGAGCTGATCGCCGGGAAATTCGGGGAGGAGTAG
- a CDS encoding PTS system mannose/fructose/sorbose family transporter subunit IID, whose protein sequence is MTPSGLATRSRSAVWRRQFLLQGCWNYEGMQNVGFAYAILPALRDFYANRPEEALKAVKRHLEFFNTQPAMGALILGASVRLEERVAAGEADPRAIGTFKVGLMGSLGAIGDSFFWGALRPMASVAGALLAMLHPLLGIAALLLLYNGVHLTIRRRGYTAGMEGPEGAVGWLKQAALNVRTDDRKLLAAILAGAYAGIFAGRFFAQGADAPHVLASLLLAAAAVHLFAILFRKAVSPSEILSFLLFVGVLILWR, encoded by the coding sequence ATGACGCCGTCTGGGCTCGCGACGCGGTCCCGGAGCGCTGTCTGGCGGCGCCAGTTCCTGCTGCAGGGGTGCTGGAACTACGAGGGGATGCAGAACGTCGGATTCGCCTACGCCATCCTCCCTGCGTTGCGCGACTTCTACGCGAACCGCCCGGAGGAGGCGCTGAAGGCGGTGAAGAGGCACCTCGAGTTTTTCAACACCCAGCCGGCGATGGGGGCGTTGATTCTGGGGGCGTCGGTCCGTCTCGAGGAACGGGTGGCCGCGGGGGAGGCGGATCCACGGGCGATCGGCACCTTCAAGGTGGGGCTGATGGGATCGCTGGGAGCGATCGGGGACTCCTTCTTCTGGGGGGCCCTGCGGCCGATGGCCTCGGTGGCGGGGGCCCTCCTCGCGATGCTCCATCCCCTCCTGGGGATCGCCGCCCTGCTGCTCCTCTACAACGGGGTCCACCTGACGATCCGCCGCCGCGGTTACACCGCCGGCATGGAAGGACCGGAGGGCGCGGTGGGCTGGCTCAAGCAGGCGGCGCTCAACGTACGAACCGATGACCGGAAGTTGCTGGCGGCGATCCTCGCCGGGGCGTACGCCGGGATCTTCGCCGGGCGTTTCTTTGCTCAGGGAGCGGACGCGCCCCACGTGCTGGCGTCGCTCCTCCTCGCCGCCGCCGCCGTACACCTGTTCGCGATCCTGTTCCGGAAAGCGGTCTCGCCGTCCGAGATCCTGTCGTTTCTTCTCTTCGTGGGGGTGCTGATCCTGTGGCGGTGA
- a CDS encoding PTS sugar transporter subunit IIC — MAWRFLLATLLGGVCYLDRTAACQLMLHRPLVVATLMGAIFGNMAAGAQVGVILELFYLARLPVGASIPPDDTGAAVFGGSAAAIASSSIGLDAGSFTAVLLLSVVIAEAGKAADRFVRKVNVRIARLTAESVDRGDVQAVEHGLLAGLTLFTVTGMALALVFSGAGVAMAKELLPRFGPASRSSFAILLPALPLLGAASAYSCSRTERTSAVFFLTMAAVFGGTVLFRWAA, encoded by the coding sequence ATGGCCTGGCGGTTCCTTCTGGCGACCCTTCTCGGGGGGGTGTGCTACCTCGATCGGACGGCGGCGTGTCAGCTGATGCTCCACCGCCCCCTTGTCGTCGCCACGCTGATGGGCGCGATTTTCGGGAACATGGCCGCCGGCGCCCAGGTGGGGGTCATTCTCGAGCTGTTCTACCTGGCCCGGCTCCCCGTGGGGGCGTCGATCCCTCCCGACGACACGGGCGCGGCTGTATTCGGCGGTTCGGCCGCCGCGATCGCCTCCTCCTCCATCGGGCTCGACGCGGGGAGTTTCACCGCCGTCCTGCTGCTCTCCGTCGTCATCGCGGAAGCGGGAAAAGCGGCGGACCGTTTTGTCCGGAAGGTCAACGTGCGGATCGCCCGCCTCACGGCAGAGTCGGTGGACCGGGGGGATGTGCAGGCTGTGGAGCACGGGCTGCTCGCCGGGCTCACCCTGTTCACCGTGACCGGGATGGCCCTCGCCCTTGTCTTCTCGGGGGCGGGCGTGGCGATGGCGAAGGAACTGCTTCCGCGGTTCGGCCCCGCCAGCCGCTCGAGCTTCGCGATCCTCCTTCCGGCGCTTCCGCTCCTGGGTGCGGCCTCGGCCTACTCGTGCAGCCGCACGGAGCGAACCTCCGCGGTGTTCTTCCTGACGATGGCCGCCGTTTTCGGCGGCACCGTGCTGTTCCGGTGGGCCGCATGA
- a CDS encoding PTS sugar transporter subunit IIB, with the protein MPLVLARIDCRLIHGQVVETWVPHTSADSLIVANDDLAGNPFLRSVMELAVPPSIHVRFCRLDEAIRVLEEADRNGERTILLVASAADAVTLRKAGAAFDLLNIGNLHFSAGKVEISPSVFFGPEDFDALGWFRSHGVSVLVQGTPFEAGTSFDAKKE; encoded by the coding sequence ATGCCACTGGTGCTCGCCCGCATCGACTGCCGGCTGATTCACGGGCAGGTGGTGGAGACGTGGGTGCCCCACACGTCCGCCGATTCCCTGATCGTCGCCAACGACGACCTGGCGGGGAACCCGTTCCTGCGCTCCGTGATGGAGCTGGCGGTTCCCCCGTCGATCCACGTCCGATTCTGTCGTCTCGACGAGGCGATTCGCGTCCTCGAGGAGGCCGACCGGAACGGGGAGCGCACCATCCTGCTTGTCGCCAGCGCGGCGGACGCGGTCACGCTCCGGAAGGCAGGGGCGGCGTTCGACCTTCTGAACATAGGAAATCTCCATTTCTCCGCCGGAAAGGTCGAGATCTCCCCGTCCGTGTTCTTCGGACCGGAGGATTTCGACGCCCTCGGGTGGTTCCGCTCGCACGGGGTATCGGTCCTCGTCCAGGGGACCCCGTTCGAGGCGGGAACGTCCTTCGACGCGAAAAAGGAGTAG
- a CDS encoding PTS sugar transporter subunit IIA encodes MIGAVVVSHGALATELVRAAGIIVGKIEGVVAVDISPDMSVEAIHDAVEGALRTVEDGDGVLLLTDMFGGTPSNIGLSFLGTHRVEVLTGVNLPMMVKFPMAREGMSLDELAGQLKECGQRSIMIPGDMLKKKTEKKQEK; translated from the coding sequence ATGATCGGAGCGGTTGTCGTCTCCCACGGCGCCCTCGCCACAGAACTGGTGCGCGCCGCAGGGATCATCGTCGGAAAAATCGAAGGGGTCGTCGCCGTCGACATTTCCCCCGACATGAGCGTCGAGGCGATCCACGACGCGGTGGAGGGAGCCCTCCGCACGGTCGAGGACGGGGACGGTGTCCTGCTCCTCACCGACATGTTCGGCGGGACGCCCTCCAACATCGGTCTGTCGTTCCTCGGTACGCACCGCGTGGAAGTCCTGACGGGCGTGAACCTGCCGATGATGGTCAAATTTCCCATGGCCCGGGAAGGGATGTCGCTCGACGAGCTCGCCGGCCAGCTGAAGGAGTGCGGCCAGCGCAGCATCATGATCCCGGGAGACATGCTGAAGAAGAAGACCGAAAAGAAGCAGGAGAAGTAG
- the rapZ gene encoding RNase adapter RapZ: MSAVDARAHRADIVVVTGLSGAGKSTAIKVFEDLGYYCVDNLPPVLLPKIVDVVSEARGEGARVALGMDIRGKEFLPDLSRVLDELPGGRSAVHVLFLDAADEALVRRFSETRRKHPLAARGGALGAIRKERGILSPLREMADAVIDTSQFNVHQLRDALVRRFRREGASGLKVSVISFGYRYGIPVEADMVVDVRFLDNPNFVPALKRFTGLDPGVRDYVLGARATRGFLRRLSDLLLFLLPLYRKEGKAYFTLGVGCTGGRHRSVAIAEALGDILGKGKEAAVVIHRDLSRSALPAKGMR; encoded by the coding sequence GTGAGCGCCGTCGACGCGCGGGCGCACCGCGCCGACATTGTCGTCGTGACCGGACTGTCGGGGGCAGGAAAGAGCACGGCGATCAAGGTGTTCGAGGACCTCGGATACTATTGCGTGGACAACCTGCCGCCGGTTCTCCTTCCCAAGATCGTCGACGTCGTCTCCGAAGCGCGGGGGGAAGGGGCCCGGGTGGCCCTCGGGATGGACATTCGTGGGAAGGAGTTTCTCCCCGACCTCTCCAGGGTCCTCGACGAACTCCCGGGGGGGCGGAGCGCAGTCCATGTCCTCTTCCTCGACGCCGCGGACGAGGCGCTCGTGCGGAGATTCAGCGAAACGCGGCGGAAGCATCCTCTTGCGGCCAGGGGCGGCGCCCTGGGCGCGATCCGGAAAGAGCGGGGGATCCTCTCGCCGCTCCGGGAGATGGCCGACGCCGTCATCGACACATCCCAGTTCAACGTCCATCAGCTACGGGACGCCCTCGTGCGACGGTTCCGCCGCGAAGGGGCCAGCGGCCTGAAGGTGAGCGTCATCTCCTTCGGTTACCGGTACGGGATCCCGGTCGAGGCCGACATGGTGGTCGACGTCCGGTTTCTCGACAACCCGAACTTCGTTCCGGCCCTCAAGCGGTTTACCGGACTCGACCCGGGGGTCCGCGACTACGTCCTGGGGGCTCGCGCGACGAGGGGGTTCCTGCGCCGCCTGTCGGATCTGTTGCTTTTCCTCCTCCCCCTCTATAGAAAGGAAGGAAAGGCGTACTTCACACTGGGCGTCGGCTGCACCGGCGGCAGGCATCGGTCCGTCGCGATCGCGGAGGCCCTCGGTGACATTCTCGGGAAGGGGAAGGAGGCGGCCGTCGTAATCCACCGCGACCTGTCGCGCTCCGCCCTGCCCGCCAAGGGGATGAGATGA
- the hprK gene encoding HPr(Ser) kinase/phosphatase encodes MPISVQAFLDECSERLRLRLLAGESGMGRGIAGSRVQEAGLAIAGEVFPSREGLLQVLGETEVDYFRRQDPERQPELAERFFAGPLPCAVVVGSLPVPTLFVEAAERASVPLFASDLPAAGFLEEAGRQLYRLFTETTTVYGVLLEVIGVGVLLSGRSGIGKSECALDLVLRGHRLVADDMIHVDKLGPATLVGRGNDLTSHNMEIRGLGIINVRDLFGATATTRMKKMELVIRIEEWDSSREYDRLGLEDETIEILGVRLPSLLIPISPGRNLATIVEVAARNHLLKQLGVHSARHFVDRQARRARGSGSQ; translated from the coding sequence GTGCCGATCTCCGTGCAAGCTTTCCTGGACGAATGCTCGGAGCGCCTGCGTCTCCGACTTCTCGCGGGGGAGAGCGGAATGGGTCGGGGGATCGCCGGAAGCCGGGTCCAGGAAGCCGGGCTGGCGATCGCCGGCGAGGTCTTCCCGTCCCGGGAAGGGCTCCTCCAGGTCCTGGGCGAAACCGAGGTGGACTACTTCCGCAGGCAGGATCCGGAGAGGCAGCCGGAGCTCGCCGAACGGTTTTTCGCCGGTCCCCTGCCGTGCGCCGTCGTCGTCGGATCCCTCCCGGTGCCGACACTCTTCGTCGAGGCGGCGGAGCGGGCTTCCGTGCCCCTGTTCGCGTCCGACCTCCCGGCGGCCGGTTTTCTCGAAGAGGCCGGCCGTCAGCTCTACCGGCTTTTCACGGAAACGACCACGGTCTACGGCGTCCTCCTCGAGGTCATCGGTGTGGGGGTTCTCCTCTCGGGACGAAGCGGGATCGGCAAGAGCGAATGCGCCCTCGACCTCGTTCTCCGGGGTCACCGGCTAGTGGCCGACGACATGATTCACGTCGACAAGCTCGGCCCGGCCACCCTCGTGGGCCGCGGGAACGACCTCACTTCCCACAACATGGAAATCCGGGGCCTCGGGATTATCAATGTCCGGGACCTGTTCGGGGCAACCGCGACGACTCGGATGAAAAAGATGGAACTCGTGATCCGGATCGAGGAGTGGGATTCGTCCAGGGAGTACGACCGGCTCGGTCTCGAGGACGAGACCATCGAGATCCTCGGCGTCCGGCTTCCGTCCCTTCTCATCCCGATCTCCCCCGGTCGGAACCTGGCGACGATCGTGGAGGTGGCGGCGAGGAACCACTTGCTGAAGCAGCTCGGGGTCCACTCCGCGCGGCATTTCGTCGATCGCCAGGCGCGTCGGGCCAGGGGGAGCGGCTCCCAGTGA
- a CDS encoding PTS sugar transporter subunit IIA, translated as MRIQDIIPPGAVVDGLLAETKEGVLRELSEVICRRLPALSPDRLTTILMDREGLGSTGIGEGVAIPHGKIPGIDRLVAVFGRSRAGVQFASLDGKPARLFFLVLAPENSAGMHLKALARISRLLKDQRFRGRLLAAEGAEGLSQVLREEDERA; from the coding sequence ATGAGGATCCAGGACATCATTCCCCCGGGAGCCGTGGTGGACGGTCTCCTGGCGGAGACGAAGGAGGGGGTCCTTCGCGAACTCTCGGAGGTGATCTGCCGGCGACTCCCGGCACTTTCCCCCGACCGCCTCACGACGATCCTGATGGACCGCGAGGGGCTGGGGAGCACGGGAATCGGCGAGGGGGTGGCGATTCCCCACGGGAAGATTCCCGGGATCGACCGGCTGGTCGCCGTCTTCGGGCGCAGCCGTGCGGGGGTGCAGTTCGCCTCCCTCGACGGGAAGCCGGCCCGGCTCTTTTTCCTGGTCCTCGCCCCGGAGAACTCCGCGGGGATGCATCTCAAGGCGCTCGCACGCATCTCGCGGCTCCTAAAGGACCAGCGGTTCCGGGGACGGCTCCTGGCGGCCGAGGGGGCCGAGGGGCTTTCGCAGGTTCTCCGGGAAGAGGACGAGCGCGCCTGA
- the hpf gene encoding ribosome hibernation-promoting factor, HPF/YfiA family, which yields MNQINVTFRHVDPSQALKDYVIGKLGKIGKVVEKSFDAHVTLSVEKYRHIAEVFLTARGITIKAFESTEDLYSAIDLVCDKVERQLKKYREKKKDKGQAVIPEPMVSGSSLTIAEGEGRPRIVHTDNFLAKPMTVEDAARHLDLLRLDVVMFVNQETNQPSVVFRQQDGNIGFTEPAAR from the coding sequence GTGAACCAGATCAACGTGACATTTCGGCATGTCGACCCGAGCCAGGCATTGAAGGATTACGTAATCGGGAAATTGGGGAAGATCGGGAAGGTGGTCGAAAAGTCGTTCGATGCGCACGTCACCTTGTCCGTCGAAAAGTATCGCCACATCGCAGAGGTGTTCCTGACGGCGCGGGGGATCACCATCAAGGCGTTCGAATCCACCGAAGACCTGTACTCCGCCATCGACCTCGTGTGCGACAAGGTCGAGCGCCAGTTGAAGAAGTACCGCGAGAAGAAGAAGGACAAGGGTCAGGCGGTCATCCCCGAACCGATGGTGTCCGGATCGTCCCTCACGATCGCGGAAGGGGAAGGCCGGCCCCGGATCGTCCACACGGACAACTTCCTGGCCAAGCCGATGACGGTGGAGGATGCGGCGCGCCACCTCGACCTGCTCCGGCTCGACGTGGTGATGTTCGTGAACCAGGAGACGAACCAGCCGAGCGTGGTCTTCCGGCAGCAGGACGGCAACATCGGTTTCACGGAGCCGGCGGCTCGATGA
- the rpoN gene encoding RNA polymerase factor sigma-54 — protein MALELRQSLKLSQQLVMTPQLQQAIKLLQLSRLELQQAVREELEVNPALEETGEETGEEEAPLPAEASTPPTPEEGPTPKEGDGLIDRVDWEYYFNEGSRDGRVDRDTDDEDGRPYYENTLTRRPGLTEHLETQLRLLGITDAEREVALYLVGNIDENGYLKTTAEEASQALSLPVEEVERAIAIVQTLDPLGVGARDLRECLMIQAREKGAEFELPLRILADHFDLFSRGDVAGAARRLKLPKEAVKEAFQKLVTLWPKPGREYSGDDVQYITPDVYVFKVDDQWVITPNDDGQPRLRLSSYYRRLLTGDAEGLPKEDREFLKQKVNAALWFIKSIEQRKRTIYKVVESIVKLQRDFLEKGPGHLRPLTLRDVAEDIEMHESTVSRVTSGKYVNTPHGIFELKYFFTSGLNREGGEEDIASKSVKEKIREIIHAEGESKPLSDQELMRLLRNQGIRIARRTVTKYRAAMGLLASSRRRKQF, from the coding sequence ATGGCGCTGGAACTCCGACAATCTCTCAAGCTCAGCCAGCAGCTGGTGATGACCCCCCAGTTGCAGCAGGCGATCAAGCTGCTGCAGCTGTCGCGGCTCGAGCTGCAGCAGGCGGTGAGGGAGGAGCTGGAGGTCAACCCGGCGCTCGAGGAGACCGGCGAGGAGACGGGCGAGGAGGAGGCGCCGCTGCCGGCGGAGGCATCCACGCCCCCGACCCCCGAGGAAGGGCCCACGCCGAAGGAAGGCGACGGGCTCATCGACCGCGTGGACTGGGAGTACTACTTCAACGAAGGGTCCCGCGACGGACGCGTGGATCGGGACACCGACGACGAAGACGGGCGCCCCTACTACGAAAACACCCTAACGCGCCGTCCCGGCCTCACCGAGCATCTCGAGACGCAACTGCGCCTCCTGGGCATCACCGACGCCGAGCGGGAGGTCGCGCTCTACCTGGTCGGCAACATCGACGAGAACGGGTATCTGAAGACGACGGCCGAGGAAGCCTCGCAGGCCCTCTCGCTGCCGGTCGAAGAGGTGGAGCGCGCCATCGCGATCGTCCAGACGCTCGATCCCCTGGGGGTCGGGGCGAGGGACCTGCGGGAGTGCCTGATGATCCAGGCCCGGGAAAAGGGCGCGGAATTCGAACTCCCCCTCCGGATCCTCGCGGACCACTTCGACCTGTTCTCCAGGGGGGACGTGGCCGGAGCCGCGCGTCGGCTCAAGCTCCCGAAGGAAGCCGTCAAGGAGGCGTTCCAGAAGCTCGTCACCCTGTGGCCGAAGCCCGGCCGCGAATACTCGGGAGACGACGTCCAGTACATCACCCCCGACGTCTACGTGTTCAAGGTCGACGATCAATGGGTCATCACCCCGAACGACGACGGTCAGCCCCGGCTTCGCCTCTCCTCCTACTACAGGCGGCTGCTGACGGGTGATGCCGAAGGGCTCCCGAAGGAGGACCGGGAGTTCCTGAAGCAGAAAGTCAATGCCGCGCTGTGGTTCATCAAGAGCATCGAGCAGCGCAAGCGCACCATCTACAAGGTTGTGGAGAGCATCGTAAAGCTGCAGCGTGACTTTCTCGAGAAGGGACCCGGCCACCTGCGTCCCCTGACGCTGCGGGACGTCGCCGAGGACATCGAGATGCACGAGTCCACGGTGTCGAGGGTGACCAGCGGCAAGTACGTGAACACCCCCCACGGGATCTTCGAGCTGAAATATTTCTTCACCTCGGGGCTCAACCGGGAGGGGGGGGAGGAGGACATCGCCTCCAAGTCCGTCAAGGAGAAGATCCGGGAGATCATCCACGCCGAGGGCGAGAGCAAGCCGCTCAGCGACCAGGAGTTGATGCGGCTCCTGCGGAACCAGGGGATCCGGATCGCCCGGCGGACCGTAACCAAGTACCGCGCGGCGATGGGGCTGCTGGCCTCGTCGCGGCGCAGGAAGCAGTTCTAA
- the lptB gene encoding LPS export ABC transporter ATP-binding protein codes for MEGLRKRYRRREVVKGVSLEARSGEVVGLLGPNGAGKTTIFYMMVGLVRPDEGEVRLNGVLVTNLPMHRRARMGLGYLPQEPSVFRKLSVWDNIFAFLEETPLPSGERRDRCEEILRDMRIGHVSDTMGYALSGGERRRVEIARALVLSPDFLLLDEPFAGIDPISVADLQQVILGLKERGIGVIMTDHNVRDTLKVCDRAYIISEGEILLAGKPGEIAASDRVREIYLGDDFSL; via the coding sequence GTGGAGGGACTGCGCAAACGATACCGGCGCCGGGAAGTCGTCAAGGGGGTTTCCCTCGAGGCGCGGTCCGGAGAGGTTGTGGGTCTGCTCGGCCCCAACGGCGCCGGGAAGACGACGATCTTCTACATGATGGTGGGGTTGGTCCGCCCCGACGAGGGCGAGGTGCGGCTGAACGGCGTCCTCGTCACGAACCTTCCGATGCACCGCCGCGCAAGGATGGGGCTGGGCTACCTCCCCCAGGAGCCGTCCGTCTTTCGGAAGCTTTCCGTGTGGGACAACATCTTCGCCTTCCTCGAGGAAACCCCCCTGCCTTCGGGGGAGCGGCGGGACCGCTGCGAGGAGATCCTGCGCGATATGCGCATCGGGCACGTCTCCGACACGATGGGGTACGCCCTGTCCGGCGGGGAGCGACGCCGCGTCGAGATCGCCCGGGCGTTGGTCCTTTCCCCCGATTTCCTGTTGCTGGACGAACCGTTCGCCGGCATCGACCCGATCTCCGTGGCCGACCTCCAGCAGGTGATCCTCGGATTAAAAGAGCGGGGGATCGGGGTTATAATGACGGATCATAACGTGCGCGACACGCTCAAGGTCTGTGACCGCGCGTATATCATCTCCGAGGGGGAGATCCTCCTCGCAGGAAAGCCCGGGGAGATCGCCGCGTCGGACCGGGTCCGGGAGATCTACCTGGGAGACGATTTCTCGCTCTAA
- the lptA gene encoding lipopolysaccharide transport periplasmic protein LptA produces MRIFRIVVVLSLVAAMAGGAGGQERAGESARDLGSRPIDVTADRLSADSAHNTVTFEGNVVARQADVTLYADRIQAGYSRESGSIDRIEAEGNVRFVQEGREARSARATFHNLEQRIVLSGGATLRQGQNTVKGETLTIFLRENRSVVTGGKDGGRVQAVINPKGILETPPK; encoded by the coding sequence ATGCGGATTTTCCGGATCGTTGTTGTCCTTTCGCTCGTCGCGGCTATGGCCGGCGGCGCCGGGGGGCAGGAGCGCGCGGGCGAGTCCGCGCGGGATCTGGGAAGCCGCCCGATCGACGTCACCGCCGACCGCCTCAGCGCCGACAGTGCGCACAACACCGTGACCTTCGAAGGGAACGTGGTGGCGCGGCAGGCCGATGTCACGCTCTACGCCGACCGGATCCAGGCCGGCTACTCCCGCGAGTCGGGGTCCATCGACCGGATCGAGGCGGAAGGCAACGTCCGGTTCGTCCAGGAGGGGCGGGAGGCCCGTTCCGCGAGGGCCACCTTCCACAATCTCGAGCAGCGGATCGTCCTCTCCGGGGGCGCGACGCTCCGGCAGGGACAGAACACCGTCAAGGGAGAGACGCTCACCATCTTCCTGCGGGAGAACCGGTCCGTGGTGACAGGCGGCAAGGACGGCGGCCGCGTCCAGGCAGTGATCAACCCCAAGGGGATCCTGGAGACGCCACCGAAGTGA